The Halomicronema hongdechloris C2206 genome includes a window with the following:
- a CDS encoding creatininase family protein — protein MLLQLSTWPEVESYLQHSPGIIFPIGSTEQHGPNGLIGTDAICAEAIAKGVGESTQTLVGPTLNVGMALHHTAFPGSISLRPSTLIAVIQDYLKPLVRYGFTRFFFINGHGGNVATLKAAFAEAYAYLAEANLPRADQVRCRVANWYLCREVYQLAKDLYGDQEGSHATPSEVALTQYVYPDHIKQAQLDPAVAPSGHPIYGATDFRQHYPDGRMGSNPGLATPEHGRQFYETAVKSLSRSYLEFLAES, from the coding sequence ATGCTACTGCAGCTATCCACGTGGCCGGAGGTAGAGAGCTATCTCCAGCATTCCCCAGGCATTATTTTCCCCATTGGGTCAACAGAGCAGCATGGTCCTAACGGGCTGATCGGGACTGATGCCATCTGTGCCGAGGCCATCGCTAAGGGAGTCGGCGAGTCTACCCAAACCCTTGTCGGCCCTACCCTGAACGTGGGCATGGCCTTACACCACACTGCTTTTCCTGGCAGTATTAGCCTCAGACCTAGCACCTTAATCGCAGTCATTCAGGACTACCTGAAGCCGTTGGTGCGCTATGGGTTTACGCGCTTTTTCTTCATCAATGGTCACGGTGGCAATGTGGCCACGCTCAAGGCAGCATTTGCAGAGGCCTATGCCTACCTAGCTGAAGCCAATCTTCCGCGAGCGGATCAGGTGCGCTGCCGAGTGGCGAATTGGTATCTCTGCCGTGAGGTCTATCAGCTGGCCAAGGACCTCTATGGTGATCAGGAGGGCTCCCACGCGACCCCGAGTGAGGTGGCTCTGACCCAGTATGTCTATCCTGATCACATCAAGCAGGCTCAGCTGGATCCGGCAGTGGCCCCCTCAGGACATCCTATCTATGGGGCCACAGATTTTCGCCAGCATTATCCTGACGGACGCATGGGGTCTAATCCGGGGCTAGCAACACCGGAGCATGGTCGACAGTTCTATGAGACGGCCGTAAAATCCTTGAGTCGTAGTTATCTGGAGTTTCTGGCTGAGTCTTAA
- a CDS encoding DUF6679 family protein → MLQRKIYQLCCDGREVWIYLRDQQRWIERAQILDIEGDLVTVRYETDEDDELSSWEEMLRLDSIGSIMQKLATVPRGLGELTIAEDCPETEQLRDHYPESNAD, encoded by the coding sequence ATGCTGCAGCGCAAAATCTATCAGCTCTGTTGTGATGGACGCGAGGTGTGGATTTATCTAAGAGATCAACAGCGATGGATAGAGCGGGCGCAGATTTTAGATATTGAGGGCGATCTCGTCACGGTTCGTTACGAAACCGATGAAGATGACGAGCTATCTTCCTGGGAAGAGATGCTGCGCCTCGATAGCATTGGCTCCATTATGCAGAAGCTAGCGACCGTACCCCGGGGCCTCGGCGAGCTTACCATCGCTGAGGACTGTCCTGAAACGGAGCAACTGCGCGATCATTACCCCGAGTCGAATGCTGATTAG
- a CDS encoding protein adenylyltransferase SelO, whose product MTAAATAAANPLLALDYIPALAALGDDYYDVVVAAEFPQHQLRFRNDDILQQLGLDPDTVSDQHFIEAFGKFQGREPFLALRYHGYQFGAYNPFLGDGRGFLYGQVKDRHGDLYDFGTKGSGTTPYSRGGDGRLTLKGGVREVLAAEALHALGVRTSRTLSLIETGESLWRGDEPSPTRSSVMVRCSRSHIRFGTFERLEYLHRPDLIRTLLEHVIDVYYPSARLFIDPQARYLKFYDELVRRVAELAAQWMAVGFCHAVLNTDNMSITGESFDYGPYAFIHEYDPRFTAAYFDDTGRYCYGNQPAICQGNLKALQKPLGLVMPQAEMTESLEAFKDHYYTHYRQLMLHKLGLDSLAPALAEELVEKTVQLLGGAQVGYHDFFLELTRQFRPEWREDASTMLGTTMAASDPAAANLLEAWRQLYHHCLNQAPAEAMTSVGQRLRQSNPETVLLRPAIEAAWERITEEDDWQSFYDLLQHLQSPFLPA is encoded by the coding sequence ATGACTGCCGCCGCTACCGCCGCTGCCAATCCGCTGTTAGCCCTTGATTACATTCCAGCCCTAGCCGCTCTAGGAGATGACTACTACGATGTGGTAGTTGCTGCGGAATTTCCCCAACACCAGCTGCGGTTTCGCAACGACGATATTCTGCAACAGCTAGGGCTCGACCCGGATACGGTCTCCGATCAGCACTTCATCGAAGCCTTTGGCAAGTTCCAAGGCCGGGAACCCTTTCTAGCGCTGCGGTACCACGGCTATCAATTTGGCGCCTACAATCCCTTCTTGGGGGATGGTCGTGGTTTTCTCTACGGACAGGTAAAAGATCGCCACGGCGATCTCTATGATTTTGGCACTAAGGGGTCTGGCACCACTCCCTACTCCCGCGGGGGGGATGGTCGTCTCACCCTCAAGGGCGGGGTGCGGGAAGTGCTGGCGGCAGAAGCTCTGCATGCCTTGGGAGTAAGGACTTCGCGTACCCTCAGCCTGATTGAGACAGGGGAGTCGCTGTGGCGCGGGGATGAACCGTCCCCTACCCGCTCTTCGGTGATGGTGCGCTGCAGCCGTTCCCACATTCGCTTTGGCACCTTTGAGCGCCTGGAATACCTACACCGCCCGGATCTGATTCGCACTTTGTTAGAGCATGTTATTGACGTCTACTACCCATCGGCTCGGCTGTTTATCGATCCTCAAGCGCGTTATCTCAAGTTTTACGATGAATTGGTGCGGCGAGTGGCGGAATTAGCTGCTCAGTGGATGGCGGTAGGGTTTTGCCATGCTGTGCTCAATACTGACAACATGTCTATCACCGGTGAGAGCTTTGACTATGGCCCCTATGCTTTCATTCACGAGTATGACCCTCGCTTCACGGCGGCCTACTTCGACGATACGGGGCGCTATTGCTATGGCAATCAGCCCGCCATCTGCCAGGGCAATCTCAAGGCCTTGCAAAAACCCCTGGGGTTGGTGATGCCCCAGGCAGAGATGACTGAGTCCCTGGAAGCCTTTAAGGACCATTACTACACCCACTACCGTCAACTCATGCTCCATAAGCTAGGCTTGGACAGTCTTGCACCAGCCTTAGCAGAGGAGCTGGTGGAGAAAACGGTGCAGCTGTTGGGGGGAGCGCAGGTGGGCTATCACGATTTCTTCCTGGAACTGACTCGCCAATTTCGCCCTGAGTGGCGAGAGGATGCCAGCACCATGCTCGGGACTACCATGGCAGCATCAGATCCAGCCGCAGCTAACTTACTAGAGGCTTGGCGGCAGCTGTATCATCATTGTCTCAATCAAGCACCTGCAGAGGCCATGACCTCTGTGGGTCAACGTTTACGCCAGAGCAATCCAGAAACGGTGCTATTGCGCCCGGCTATCGAGGCGGCCTGGGAACGGATTACTGAGGAGGACGATTGGCAATCATTCTATGACTTGCTGCAGCACCTGCAATCTCCCTTCTTGCCAGCCTGA